GATCAGCACGCAGTGGACGTAGCGGCTGGCGAAATTGCAGCGGTCGTACCAGATCTTGCCGCGCCGGATGCTGGAGACCACGAAGAAGCGCGGTGTGACGCGCTTGTAGATGATGCCGGCCGGCGGGTTCTTCCTGGCCAGGAACGCCCGCGGTGAGCCGCCGTCGTTCGGGACGGCCTGCACCGTGAGGTCCGCACGGCCGTCGCCTGTCCGGTACTGCACGCCATATCCGTCGGGCCGGCCCGCTTCTTCGGTGAAGATGGACGCGGGAATGTCGACACTGGTTCCGCTCTCGGGAATGCGATAGCTGCTCCAGCTCTCCGCGCCGGCGGCAGCCGGCAACGCGCAGAGCATGATCAGGATTGCGGCGGTCTTCTTCATCATGTTGCTGCTCTTGTGCCGGTTGGTTGGACGGTAGCCGCCCGGCCGCAACAACGTGGGGAATAGCCGGACGTTCCGATCCGGAAAAAGTACCCCGGCCCGATGGCGCTCGAAGAAACGTATCGAAGCGACGATACGCTAGATCCTTCGGCTCGGCGACCTTCGCGTCAGTATCGTAGGGTGGGCAAAGCGAAGCGTGCCCACCATTTCTCTCGAAATCATTGATAGGTGGTGGGCACGGCGCGAGTGCGCCTTTGCCCACCCTACGATTCCGAGTTCGCGGAGATCCCCTTCACGTCCCTCGCAGCCGCTCGCTTAGCGGCCGCTTTTGCCCTTGTTCGTGGGCAAGGGGCAATTGGTGCAGACGCTGTCGTCGCACATCCGGCAGATCGTGAAGCGATCCATCTCGGATGTGTCCTGCCTCGCCAGCAGCTCGTGGATCAGCGTCTCAAGCCGCTTCGTCTCTGCAGGCGACAGCACATCCAGAAGCGACGCGACGGCTGAAATCCTTGAGGTCATCAACTCGTTCCGCATCGCCGCCCCCGTCGCGGTGAGGTGCAAGGCGATCTCGCGGCCGTCCTTTCCGGCACGGCGCTCGACGAGCCGATCCGAGACCAGACGGTCCACCAGGCGGACGGTGCCGGAATGCGACAGGCCGAGGATGCGCCGCAGCTTGTCGTTGGTCATGCCCTGGCCGTAGCCGATGACGACGAGCGCCGCGGGCGTCTCGCCACCGCGGCCTATGACCTCGCGCGCGCCCTGCTCGATCCGATCCATGACCGCGAGCGAGAGCGCTCCCAGCAAATTCGCGATTCCCGTTTCCATGCCCGCAACAATATGTGCGCTGCGCACAAAAAACAACTTGACCAGACATGTGTGCTGCGCACATATTCGCGTGCAGGAAACGACGACATGGAGAATGACGATGAATCCGAGCAGCGCTGCGCGGACGACACCAACGGCCACCGCCGGTGAACCCGCCCTGAAATACGTAGAGGCCAATGGCGTGCGGTTCGCCTATCTCGAACAGGGGACCGGCCCCCTCGTAATGTTCCTGCACGGATTTCCCGACAACGCCTGGTCCTATCGCAAGCAGCTGCAGGTCTTCGCCGATGCCGGATATCGTGCAGTCTCGCCGTTCCTGCGCGGCTACGCGCCGACCGGGATTCCCGCGGACGATGTTTTCGACCCCATCGCGCTCGGCAGGGATCTCGAAGCGCTCATTGCGGCGCTGAGCGAGGACGGACAAGCCTGCGTCGCCGGCATGGATTGGGGTGGCACGTCGACCTTTCAGGCGCTGGACACGGCGCCATCGTCGATCAAGGCCGCCGTGGTGATGAACACGGCCCACCCGATCACGTTCTCGAGCATCAGGCGCGATCCCGAAATCGTTCGATCCATCTTCCACGTCTACTTCTTCCAGCTGATCGGCGCCGAGTCGGCGGTCAATATCGAGGGACTGCCCTTCGTCGACTATCTCTGGAAGCTGTGGTCACCGGCCTTCGACAACGAAGCGCATCTCCGTTCGGTCAAGGAGACGCTCAGCTCGCCGGGCACGATGGCGGCGGCGCTCAAATATTATGGCGGCCTCACCGAAGCGAGCCGCATGGGCCGGCTGCCGATCAATGACATGCACACGCCGACGCTGACGATCTATGGCAGCAACGATCCGACAGCGAAATATTCGGTGAAAGAGGAGCGGCTGTTCAAGGGACCGCACAAGCGCGTCGTTCTGCCTGATGTCGGGCACTTCCCGCACCTCGAGCGTGAGGCTGAAGTCACCGGCCTGATCATGGACTGGTTCAGGACGCACGCATCCGCCTGAAAGCAATCGCGGACGCCGGACGACGCCGCACGATCGATCTCGTTCTCTCAGCAGGAGTGCACGCAATGGACATCGGGACACAGCAGAAATACGCAGAGACGTTTCTTGGTCTTCACAGGACAGGCGATCCGCTCGTTCTGTTCAACGCGTGGGACGCCGCTACCGCCAAGGCGATTGCGAAGGCGTCGGCCGCCATCGCGACCAGCAGCGGAGCGGTCGCCTCCGCCCTTGGCTACGCCGACGGAGAAAATGTCCCGCTCGACGTGGTGGCCGGCCTGGTGTCGCGGATCACCGCGACCGTCCCGGTTCCGGTATCGATCGATCTGGAGGCGGGATATGGCGACACACCGGATGCCGCCGCGACGTCGACGACGAAAATTCTGCAAGCCGGCGCCGTCGGCATCAATATCGAAGACGGGCTCTCCGGCGGAAAGCGCCAACTCGTCAGCCCCGAACAGCACGCCGCGAAGATCAAGGCGGTGCGAAACGCCGCGCAAGGTTTCGGCGTTCGCCTGTTCATCAATGCCAGGACCGATCCGTTTCTGCTGAAATTCGGATCGCCGGAGGAATGCCTGAACGAAGCGGCTCGGCGCGCGAAGGTCTATGCCGAGGCCGGCGCCGACGGGATTTTCGTTCCCGGCCTCACCGACCTCGCGCTGATCGAGAAGCTGGTTCAGCTCACGCCGCTGCCGGTCAACATCATGGTGACGCAAGGTGTTCCCGAAATCCCCGATCTCGCCCGCGTCGGCGTTCGGCGGGTGAGTCTCGGGCCGTGGCCCATGATGGCAGCGATGCGTGTCATCGGACAGGCCGCCGCGGGGGTCGCAGCGAGCAAGCAATACGGCACGTTCCTGCAGCCGAACGCCTGAGCCGACCTCTCAGGCCGCGCTACGCCGACCGCTTCACCGCCTCGCGTCCCGCCGCCACATCGAACCGGCCGAGCATCGCCCTCGCCTGCTCGGCGCAGTGCTCGATCAGCCAGCGCTCCAACGCGACCGGCGCGAGCGCGGGGGCGTAGAGGAAGCCTTGCACGACGTCGCAGCCGAGCTCGGCCAGCGTCCTGCGCTGGCCTTCGGTCTCGACGCCTTCGGCGACGACGGTCATGCCGAGGCCCTGGCCGACACGGACCACGGCGGTGGCGATCGCGAGCGCGCCCACGTCCTTCTCGATGTCGCGCATGAAGCTGCGGTCGATCTTGAGCTCGCGGATCGGCAGATGGGCGAGACGGCTGAGGCTGGAATAGCCGGTGCCGAAATCATCGACCGAAAGCCCGACGCCGAGCTCGCGGATCGCGTTCATGGTCTCGAGCGCGGCGACGCTGTCCTGCATGAACGCGCCCTCGGTGATCTCGAGCATGAGGGCATCCGGCGGCAGATCGTGTTCGGCGAGGATATCCTTGAGCCGCGCGGCCAGCGTGACGTTGCGGAAGTTGATCGGCGACAGGTTCACCGAGACGCTGGGAATGTTGAGCCCGGCGCGGCGCCAGCTCGCCATCTGTCGGCAGGCCTCGCGCACCGACCACAGGCCGATCTGCTCGATCAGGCCGCACTCCTCGGCGAGCGGGATGAATTTTGCGGGCGAGACGTCGCCGAGCACGGCATCGTGCCAGCGCGCCAGCGCCTCGACGCCGTGGATGGCGCCGTCACAGCTGCGGATCTGCGGCTGATAGCTGAGGCTGAGCGCGCCCTCGGCGATGGCCTTGCGCAGCGCCGCGATCAGCGCCAGCCGCTGCTCGGCGAGGCCGTTCATCTCGACGCTGAAAATGCGATGGGTGGAGCGGCCGGCCTGCTTGGCCATGTACATGGCGGCGTCGGCCTGCTGCATCAGCGTGTCGATGTCGGTGGCGTGGTCGGGATAGAGGCTGATGCCGATGCTGGCCGACATCGGCATCAGTTTCGATCCGAGCCTCAAGGGTGCGGCCAACGCCTCCGTGATTCCTGACGCGACGCGCTCGGCGTCCTGCGCGTTACGCTTCGGCAGCAGGATGACGAATTCGTCGCCGCCGAGCCGTCCCAGCATGTCCTCGGGACCGATATGCTCGCGCAGGCGCTGCGCGAGCTGGATCAGCAGCTCGTCGCCGGCCGCGTGGCCGAGCGTGTCGTTGACGTCCTTGAAATGATCGACGTCGAGAAAGGCGAGCGCGACATGACTGCCGGTCGGGCAGGCATCGATCGCGGTGGTGATGAGATGGCGGAGCTGCGCGCGGTTCGGCAGGCCGGTGAGGATGTCGTGATAGGCAAGCCGCGCGATCTCGGCGCGCGCCTCCTTGCGCTCGATCGCGAAGGCGCCAAGATCGACGCAGGCGTCGACGATGCGGCGGTGCCAGTTGCTCGGCGCGCGCGGCTCGCGGAAATAGAAGGCGAAGGTGGCGATGACCCGGCCATCCTTGGCCTTGATCGGCGTCGACCAGCAGGCGCGCAGGCCGACTTCGAGCGGGCGGGTCTTGTAGGGCTGCCAGCGCGGATCGGTGTCGAGATCTTCCGCCAGCACCGGCTCGCCGTAGAAGGCGGCGGTGCCGCAGGAGCCGACATCGGGACCGATCGCGATGCCGTCCAGTGCGCGGGAATAATCCTCGGGCAGGCTCGGTCCGCCGAGCGGATGGACCAGGCCGGCGGCATCGACGTGAAGCAGCGAGCAGACGACGTCAGGCGCGATCTCCTCGACGCGGCGGCACAGCCGGTCGGCGATATCGGTGATCGGAACCTCATCGGCAAGCGCGCTCATGATGAGCTGCTGGAGCGAGCGCAGCTGCTTGGTCTCGGTGATGTCCTCGAGCAGCGCGAAGATGTGCCTGACCCGCCCCTTCTTGTCGCGGAAGGCGTCGATGCGGGCGCTGACCCAGATCTCCTCGCCGTGCTTGTTGTAGACCAGCGTCTCGATTTCGCCGCGCGGGCCGCCGGCCATCAGGCGCCTGACGAGCTTTGCGACGGCATTGCGATCGGTGTGACAGCCGGCGATGAGCTCGCCGGCGCGGCGGCCCTCGGCCTGGTCGCTGCTGTAGCCGAACAGTGTCGTGAAGGAGGAATTGACGTAGACGATGTTCTGCTCGACATCGGTGATGATCACCGCGCGATTGGTCTGGTCGGAGACGGCGTGGAGCAGCCCGATCCTGACACGGCGTTCGGCGTCGGCGGTGACATCGCGCGCGAACACGATGCGATGGGCGGTTCCGCCGACGGTCGCGGGCGACATCGAGACGAGCGCCTTGATCCGGCTGCCGTCGCGGCGCACGAGGCTGATCTCGCCACGGAAGTCCGGGGCGGCGTCGGCATGAAGGCATTTGAGCGCGAGAATGCCGGCATCGCGGCCGAGCACCTCACTTCGCGCGAGCTTCCAGATCCGCTCCGCGGCGCCGTTGAAATGCGTGATGCGATGCGCCGCGTCGACGATGACGATGCCATCGTCGGCGCATTCGAGCGCGGCGCGCAGCACATCCGGAATTTCGGTCACAACACAATCGGAAGCGGACATCGTCTGACCCGGCGGGGATCGGGAAAATGCGGCAATCAGCCCGAGGTTAACGCTTTGATGGTGTCCAAGACGTTTTTGCGACCCGCCGTCAGCCGCCCAACATGCGACATGCTTAACGTTCCGCGAAAGCTGCGAAGATATCTTGATGTTCGGGGAACCTATTCGGCGCCGGTTCCCGCTCGCACCCTGTGCAACTGACCGGCCACGGCCCGCACCTTGCGCGGCGCTGCCTGCCAGATCGCGAGCGCCGACAATCCGCTCACGAGGATGGCGATGCCGAAGGCGAGTGTGTAGTCGCCGGCGCGATCGTAAAGAAACCCGGTCACCCACGGTCCCGCCGCGCCGCCAGCCAGCGCCGCCAGCATGATCGTGCCAAAAATGCTGCCCTGGTGCCTGCCCTGGAAGATCTCGAACACCACTGCGCCCATGATCGAGGTGAGGCCGTAGCCGAGCGCGCCTTGCGTGAACACCATGATGTAGACGAGCCACAGCGAGGGCTGGAACTTCAGCGCCATCAGCGCCGCGAAGCAGATCGCGAAGCCGACACAGCTGATCGCCCAGACCCATTCCCGCCCGATCCGGTCGGAGACGTGGCCGAGCCATATCTGGCCGGGAATGCCGAGCAGGCTGACAATGCCGAGCGCCCACACCGCGACGGAAGGGCTGAAGCCGATATCGAGCAGGAATTTGGTCTGATGCACCTGCACCGCGTACCAGATGTAAAGGCCGCAGAAATAACCGAGCGCGATCCACCAGAAGCGCGCGGTCGCAACCGCGCGCTTGAGCGTCCACTCGGTCGCGACCCAGGCGGGATCGACGACGTTCGAGACCAGCTTGGCGGCGCCGGACGCCGGCGCAGCGTCGCCATCGGGCTGAAGGCCGATATCCTCGGGGCGCTTGTGCAGCAACAGGTTGATCGGCGCCAGCACGATCAGGAGCAGCAGGCCCATCGCCGTGCAGGCGGTGCGCCAACCGGTCTGCTCGATCATGTGCTGGACCCATGGCAGCAGCGTCACCGAGCCAAGGCCGACGCCGGCAAAAGCAATGCCGATGGCAAAGCCGCGCTTGCGGATGAACCAGTTCGGCAGGAACAGCGATTGGCCGGAATAGCCGAGACACACGCTGCCGGCGCCGACCATGACGCCGAGCGTCACATAGAGATGCCAGGGCACGCTGGTCAGCGGCGCCAGCAGCAGCCCGCCGCCCATGAGAACGACGCCGAGCTCCATCACCGCGCGGGGACCGGCGCGGTCCATCAGCCGGCCGATCAGCGGGCTCGCCACGGCAGAGGCCACGAAGCCGAACGAGAACGCGCCCGCGGTGACGCCGCGCTCCCAGCCGAACTCGGAGATGATCGGCGGAAAGAACAATGAGAATGCGGTGCGCGCGTTGACGCCGATCGCCATGGTGACGAAGGTCACGGCGACCACGACCCAGCCGTAGAAGAACCGAAGCCGCATGGTGTGTTTCATCCCTGGACGATCCTACCGACCATCCGGGGATACGCAGGTCAAGCGATTTTCGCGCATGCGCGCTCGGCGCAGGTCAATCGCTCTGAACATTCACATGCGGTCGTCATGCCCGGGCTTGTCCCGGGCATCCACGTTCTTTGTGCTGTGGCGAAGGCGTGGATGGCCGGGCCATAGGCGAGCGGAAGCGACGCCGTCCTTCGGACGGCTATGCCCGGCCATGACGCTGTGGAAGCGAGGCGCGCTCAGGCGGCGTCGCGCTGCGTCGTGCGAACGGGCACGTCGAATTCGATCTGGTCGACCGGCACCGGCCTGCCGAACAGGTAGCCTTGCGCAAAGTTGACACCGAGCGCGGTCAGCCGCTCGAATTCCTCGGCTGTCTCGACGCCTTCGGCGGTGACCGACATGTCGAGCCCGCGCGCCAGCGTCACGATCGAGGAGATGATGGCGGATGAGCGTGGCTGGTGCGTGAGGTTGCGGATGAAGGACTTGTCGATCTTGATCTTGTCGAACGGGAATGCGGTGAGATAGCTCAGCGACGAATAGCCGGTGCCGAAATCGTCGAGCGCGAGCTCGATGCCGATGCTCTTCAGCCGCTCCATGAAGGCGTGGTTCTCGACACCGCGCTCCAGCAGTACCGATTCCGTGATCTCGATTTCGAGCCGCTGCGGCGGCAGGCCGGAGTCGGCGAGCGCGGCGCAGATCATCTCGAACAGCTCGGCTTCCTTGAACTGGATCGGCGACAGGTTGACCGCGACCATCAGATTGGAGGGCCAGCCGGCCGCATCGGCGCAGGCGCGCCGCAGCACGAATTCGCCGAGCGGCACGATCAGCCCGGTCTCTTCGGCAAGCGCAATGAACTGGTCGGGCGGGATCAGGCCGCGGCTCGGATGCCGCCAGCGCACCAGCGCCTCAAAGCCGCGGCGCGCGCCGGTGAGCGCATCGACGAACGGCTGATAGTGCACTTCGAGCTGGCATTGCGCGATGGCATCGCGCAAATCGCCTTCCAGCGTGTTGCGCGCCTCGAGCTCGGCCGACATCGCCTCGTCGTAGACGGTGTAGCAGTTGCGGCCCGCCGATTTCGAACGGTACAGCGCAAGGTCGGCCTTCTTCAGGAGCTGCTCCTGGTCGCTGCCGTGATCCGGCGCGATCGCAATGCCGATGCTGGTGCCGATCTCGACGCGATGGCCGGGCAGCAGGAACGGCTCGGCCACGAGCTTGGCGATCCGCGCTGCGAGCTCGGTCGCGCAGGCGCGCTGGTCCTCGCTCCCTTCCTGGATGATGGCGAACTCGTCGCCGCCGAGCCGCGCCAGCACGTCGCCGGCGCGCAATGCGGATCTCAGCCGCTGCGCCACCTGGCGCAGCAGCACGTCGCCAGCGCCGTGACCGAGGGAATCGTTGACGTTCTTGAAGCGGTCGAGATCGAGCATCAGGATCGAGAAGGCCGCGCCGGCATCGTCGAGCTGGCCGTTGAGCTCGTCGAGCCGGGCGAGGAAGAAGGCGCGGTTGGGCAAGCCGGTCAGGATGTCGGTCTGGGCGAGCTCGAGCACGCGCTGGTTCGCCAGCGACAGCCGTCGCGAATTGCGGCTGGCGAGCATCAGATAGGTCGACAGCGACAGCGTGAGCAGCAAGCCGACGATGAGGACCGCGGCCGCGCGGTCATAGACCGTCTCCAGCGCGCCGCCGGCCGTCGGCATGGCGCGCACCTGCCAGTCGGTGTCCCCGATCTTGAGACCGCCCGACCAGTGCAGCATCCGCGCGACGTCGCGCATCGACTGCGGCGCGGTGGCGGCCGACGAGAAATCCGGCAGCATGTACTCGAGGCTGACGATCTGCCCCGTGAAGGGCGGATAGACGTTGACGCTCACCGCAGGACTTGCGCCGGTGGTCACGCGAATGGTGTGGAGCAGCAGAGGCAGGTCGAAGACGCCGACGACGAAGCCGGTGAGATTGCGGCGCCGGTCCGCGACCGTCTCGCGCGACGTGCCCTTGGCATAGACGGGAAGCGCCACGAGCACGTCGGGCAGCCGGCCGCCCTCCTTCGGCTCGAACAGGCGCGTGCGAATGGCGGCGACCCGGTCGTTGTCGCGCGCCCGCTCCAGCGCCGCACGGCGCTCCGGGATGGTCGCGTAGTCCATGCCATAGACCTGCGAGGTCTTCGGCTGGGTCGAGTAGAACACCGGGAAATATTCGTCACCCTGCGGCGCGGTCGCGAGGGCCTCGCCCTGAAGCGACTTGACGCGATAGCCGGACACCCCGTCCGTGATCGCGGCAGCCTCGTATTCGGCGCGCTCCTTGCGGTTGACGCGCGGCAACCATGCGATGCGCAGCATGCCAGGATGGCGCTCGAACAGGCGGGCGCTGAAGGTCTCGAATTCGCTGCGGGTGATGTCCTCGTTGGTGGATTCGAACAGCGTACGCAGCGCGACCAGCCGCGAGATATACTCGCTCATGCCGTTCTGCATGACGATGGCTTCGGTCTCGGCCGCGTTCTCGAACTCGATCCGGTTGACGCGGCCTTCCCAGCGCGCGACGGCGGCGGCGCCCACGATCGAGAACAGAAGCCCGACGGCGACGGCGACGAGCGCAGGGCGATAGAGCCCGAGCAGCGGCGCGGCACGCCACCATCCGGTCACACGCTTCCGATCCTGATCGTTCTGATCGCGACCGCCCATCTTGATCCCGCAAGTCCCCCTCGGCGCGCCGGTGCGAACTTCTGGTTGAGCCGCCGGCGCGACTATCGGACAAGGATCGCGGTTAAGAACTGGACAATATCGGAACCCGCGTGGTCCGCATCACGCGGCTTAGTTAACGATTGCCCCCGCAAGTTTCGGCAGTCTGGACATAACTTGCCGGTTTTCCCCGGAGTCATATGGACTCGCTGGTCATCGAGCGGTTAGCGACCTGTTCAGGGCCGCAGACTTATCTTTCCACCAAGCGCATTCAGCATCCGGCAAAGCATCCTCATGACACAATCGCGATCCGCGACATCTGTCGCCCTGGCCATCGCATGGCTGGCCGCGCTGATGCTTCCGGCGAGGTGCGAGGAGGCCGGCGTCAGCGAGGACGCGATCCTGTTCGGCCAGGCCGCCGCTCTCGAAGGCCCCTCCTCCGCGCTCGGACAGCGCATGCGGCAAGGCATCGTCGCGGCGTTCACCGAGATCAACGCCAAGGGCGGCGTTCATGGCCGCAAGCTCCAGCTCATCAGCCGCGACGACGGCTACGATCCCGACCGCTCGACGGCGCAGACGCTGCGCCTGATCGACGAGGACAAAGTGTTCGCACTGATCGGCGCGGTGGGAACGCCGACCGCGATGGCGACGATCCCGATCACCAGCACCAGGAACATTCCCTTCATCGGCCCGTTCAGCGGCGCCGAATTCTTGCGCGACCTCGAGCTCGCCAACGTCGTCAATATCCGCGCCAGCTATGGCGCGGAGGCCGAGGCCTGGATCAAGCACCTCACGGAGGATCGCCACTTCGCCCGCATCGGCATCTTCTACCAGGACGATTCCTTCGGCCGCGACGGTCTTGCCGGCGTGAAGCGCGCGCTCGCCAAGCGCGGGCTCGAGCTCGCCGCCGAAGGCACCTTCGAGCGCAACACCCGCGCGGTCGGCTCGGCCTGGCGCACCATCAAGCGCGCCGAGCCCGAGGCCATCGTCATGGTCGGCACCTACGGTCCCTGCGCGGAGTTCATCAAGCTCGCGCATCGCAGCGGCTCCTACCCGACCTTCGTCAACGTCTCCTTCGTCGGCGCCAATGCGCTCGCCAAGGAGCTCGGCCCCGAGGGCGAGGGCGTCATCGTCTCACAGGTCGTGCCGTTTCCCTGGGACCACTCGCTCAAGCTCGTCGCCGACTACCAGGCGGCACAGAAGGCGATCGACCCGACGCTGACGCCGGATTTCGTGTCGCTCGAAGGCTACCTCTCCGGCCGCCTCGCCGCCGCAGCGCTGGAAAATGCCGGACCGCAACCGACGCGCGCGGGCCTGCTACGCGCCATCAACGATGTCGGCCGCTTCGACATCAGCGGCAGCATCGTCACCGTCGGCGTGCGCGCACTCGACACGCCACCAAAAGTGTTCTTGACGGTGATCGAGAAGGACGGGACATTCAAGGCGGTGGATCGGCTGTAGGGGTTAATGAGATTGAGACTCCACTAGCGCACCGATGAAGGTGCGAACGGAGAGAGCGGCACTTGTTGGCGAGAGGGGCGTTAGGGCCGCCGCGTCCAGCGGTCGGCGTTGACGGCGCCCTGAGGCACCTCGCCTTTGACGATGGCCTCCACCTGCCGCACGGTTTCCAGCGACTGGTATTCGATCGCCTGCGGCGTCAGGCCGCCGACGTGAGGCGTCGCGATGACGTTTGGCAGCTTCGCGAGGTCCGGCGTCGGCATCTGGTCGGGCGCGCGGCCGACATCCATCGCCGCGCCGGCGATGCGGCCCTCGAGAAGCGCCTTCGCGAGCGCGGCCTCGTCGACGAGATTGCCGCGGGAGAGATTGACGAAGATGGCATGCTTCTGCATGCGCGCGAGCGCGGCCTCGCCGATCAGGTTCTCGGTCTGCTCGTTGGCGATCGCAAGGCAGACAACATAGTCTGACGCGGCGAGGAGCTCGTCGAGGCTGACGTGCCGGATCGCGCTGTCGCTGACATCAGCGAAGGGATCGGCGACCAGCACCTCCATGCGCAGCACCTTTGCGATCTCGGCGAGATAACGCCCGATGCTGCCATAGCCGATGATGCCGATGCGGCTGCCGGCGAGCTGGCGGCCCATCCGCGCTTCCGGCTTGCGGCCGGCCTGGTAGTCGGCGGTGGTCCGCGACACGCCGCGGGAGAGATCGACCATGAAGCCGAGCGCGAGCTCGGCGACGGCCTGCACGAAGCCGGGCCCGGCGCGGGTCACGAGCACGCCGGCGTTCGAGGCCGCTTCCACATTGACGTTGCGGATATCGACGGCGCAGCGGACGAAGGCGCGCAGGCGCGGGAGCTGCGCAAAGATCTCGCCGCGTCCCTCGGTCATGCGATCGGCGACGATGATGTCGGCATCTTTTGCTGCGCGCGCGAGCCCGGTTGCGTCCAGAGTCTCGTCGCTCTCGTGCAGGATCACCTCGGCGGCCGCGCGCAGGCCGTTCAAGCTGCGATCGCCGTAGTAATTGCGCCGCATCTCCGGCGTGTGCGCGAGCAGGACCTTCACGACAAGACTCCTTCAGTAGCCGAATGCCCGCGGCAGAGCGGTCGAGAGCCATGGCACGAAGGCGATGACGAGCAGGCAGAGGAACAAGAGGCCGAGATAGCCCATGATCGGCTTCACGGTCTGCTCGATCGGCACGTTGCCGATCAGGCAGGCGCCGTAGAGCCCGAGCCCGAGCGGCGGGGCGAACAGGCCGATGCCCATCGCGATGACGAGCACCACGCCGAAATGCAGGGGATCGACGCCGAGCTGCACCGCGACCGGCAGCAGCAGCGGCCCAAAGATGATCAGCGCGGCCGCGCCTTCCAGCACCGAGCCCATCACGATCAGCACGGCGATGGCGAGCAGGATGAACAGCCAGACGCCGGAGGTCTTGGAGAGGCCGAGCATGAAATCGCCGACCGCATGCGGCACCTGCTGCAAGGTCAGCGTGAACGCCAGCGACTGCGCAGCGGCAACGATGAACAGCACCAGACCCGCACGCGTTGCCGCCTGGACGAAACTGTGCGCGGCCGATCTGAAGCCGAGCTCGCGGAACACCACGCTGCCGACGACGAGCGCATAGGCGACCGCGAAGGCCGAGATTTCCGTGGCCGTGGCAAAGCCGCTCTTGAAGCCGAAGAAGATCATGAAGATCAGGCCGAACGAGGCGATCGCGCCGCTCCAAAGGCCCGACACCGGCGCCTGCGGCGCGATGTCCTCGGCGTCCGCCGGCGGCTTGCCGAAGATGATGGAGACCGCGATCAGCACCAGCGCCATCAGCGCGGCAGGCAAGAGCCCGGCCATGAACAGGCCGCCGATCGAGAGGTTCGCGACGAAGCCGAGGATGATCAGGTTGATGCAGGGCGGAATGGTTTCCGCCATCACTGCGGACGCCGCCAGCAGCGCGACCGCACCGCCCGGATTCTGCTTCGAGCGGCGCGCGGCGGGGATCAGCACCGAGCCGACCGCGGCGACGTCGGCCATCTTCGAGCCTGAGATGCCCGAGAACAGCACCATCGAGGCCACCATCACGACGTTGAGGCCGCCGCGCATGCGTCCCACCGCGCGCTGCAACAGCTCGATCAGGCGCACCGACATGCCGTTGGCTTCCATGAGGTAGCCGACGAGGATGAAGAAGGGAATCGCGAGCAGCACGAAATTGTCGATGCCGCGCGCCATCTGCTGGGCGAAGATGACGCCGGGCAGCGCGCCCTCGACCCAGATGAAGATCAGCGCGGCCAGCGCCAGCGCAAAGCCGATCGGCAGGCCGCCGAACAGCGTTGCGAAGAAGCCGATCAGCATCAGCGTGCCCGCCGAGGGCACCGACGACGGCGAGAGGTAATCCCAGGCGAGATAAAGGCCGGTGACGATGACGATCGCAGTGAGGCCCCTGACGATGTCGGGAAGCGGCCTTGCGCAGAGATGGTCGATCGCGAACACCGTCATGAACAGGGCGCCGACGCCCATCGGGTAGAAGGTCAATTCCAGCGGCAGGCCTGAACCGGTGGTCTGGCCGGCCGTGAGCGAGCCAAGCTTGATCGCGTTGTAGGCGACATAGCCGGAGATCAGCACGATCAGCAGCGCGCTCGCGGCATCGACCAGCGTGCGCAGCCGCACCGGC
The genomic region above belongs to Bradyrhizobium arachidis and contains:
- a CDS encoding TRAP transporter large permease subunit; protein product: MTAAVPVSGGRHGSITLLLRVSDAIAAILLAADLVVVCASVLLRFFFNAPVEWSDDVARGLMVGSAFFGAASALARGENVGVSFFRDLLPVRLRTLVDAASALLIVLISGYVAYNAIKLGSLTAGQTTGSGLPLELTFYPMGVGALFMTVFAIDHLCARPLPDIVRGLTAIVIVTGLYLAWDYLSPSSVPSAGTLMLIGFFATLFGGLPIGFALALAALIFIWVEGALPGVIFAQQMARGIDNFVLLAIPFFILVGYLMEANGMSVRLIELLQRAVGRMRGGLNVVMVASMVLFSGISGSKMADVAAVGSVLIPAARRSKQNPGGAVALLAASAVMAETIPPCINLIILGFVANLSIGGLFMAGLLPAALMALVLIAVSIIFGKPPADAEDIAPQAPVSGLWSGAIASFGLIFMIFFGFKSGFATATEISAFAVAYALVVGSVVFRELGFRSAAHSFVQAATRAGLVLFIVAAAQSLAFTLTLQQVPHAVGDFMLGLSKTSGVWLFILLAIAVLIVMGSVLEGAAALIIFGPLLLPVAVQLGVDPLHFGVVLVIAMGIGLFAPPLGLGLYGACLIGNVPIEQTVKPIMGYLGLLFLCLLVIAFVPWLSTALPRAFGY